A genomic segment from Micromonospora echinaurantiaca encodes:
- the ahcY gene encoding adenosylhomocysteinase — protein MTTTQPLTVAADPTGPGRDFKVADLSLAEFGRKEIRLAEHEMPGLMAIRREFAEAQPLAGARITGSLHMTIQTAVLIETLVALGAQVRWASCNIFSTQDRAAAAIVVGPDGTPEAPAGVPVYAWKGESLEEYWWCTEQVLTWPDGQGPNMILDDGGDATLLVHKGAEYEKAGVVPPVESADSEEFAVILGLLHRSLAEDGQRWTRIAAGIKGVTEETTTGVHRLYEMHRAGTLLFPAINVNDSVTKSKFDNKYGCRHSLIDGINRATDVLIGGKMAVVMGYGDVGKGCAESLRGQGARVVVTEVDPICALQAAMDGYQVATLDDVVEQADIFITATGCYDVITNEHMARMKHQAIVGNIGHFDNEIDMAGLAKRSDVTRENIKPQVDLWRFDDGHAIIVLSEGRLLNLGNATGHPSFVMSNSFANQTIAQIELYTKTDEYPIGVYVLPKHLDEKVARLHLDALGAKLTQLTKEQAAYLGVPVEGPYKADYYRY, from the coding sequence ATGACCACGACACAACCGTTGACCGTCGCCGCCGATCCCACCGGTCCCGGCCGGGACTTCAAGGTGGCGGATCTGTCGCTCGCCGAGTTCGGGCGCAAGGAGATCCGGCTTGCCGAGCACGAGATGCCGGGTCTGATGGCGATTCGTCGTGAGTTCGCCGAGGCGCAGCCGCTGGCTGGCGCTCGGATCACGGGTTCGCTGCACATGACCATCCAGACCGCCGTGCTGATCGAGACGCTGGTCGCTCTCGGTGCGCAGGTGCGGTGGGCGTCGTGCAACATCTTCTCCACCCAGGACCGCGCGGCCGCGGCGATCGTGGTCGGCCCGGACGGCACCCCCGAGGCCCCCGCCGGTGTGCCGGTGTACGCCTGGAAGGGCGAGTCGCTGGAGGAGTACTGGTGGTGCACCGAGCAGGTGTTGACGTGGCCGGATGGTCAGGGTCCGAACATGATCCTCGACGACGGTGGTGACGCCACGCTGCTGGTGCACAAGGGTGCGGAGTACGAGAAGGCCGGTGTGGTGCCGCCGGTGGAGTCGGCGGATTCGGAGGAGTTCGCGGTCATCCTCGGTCTGCTGCACCGCTCCCTGGCCGAGGATGGTCAGCGGTGGACCCGGATCGCCGCTGGGATCAAGGGGGTGACGGAGGAGACCACGACCGGTGTGCACCGGCTGTATGAGATGCACCGGGCGGGCACGTTGCTGTTCCCGGCGATCAACGTCAACGACTCGGTGACGAAGAGCAAGTTCGACAACAAGTACGGGTGTCGGCACTCGCTGATCGACGGCATCAACCGGGCCACCGACGTGCTGATCGGCGGGAAGATGGCCGTGGTGATGGGCTACGGCGATGTGGGTAAGGGCTGCGCGGAGTCGCTGCGGGGTCAGGGTGCCCGGGTGGTGGTGACCGAGGTCGACCCGATCTGTGCTCTGCAGGCGGCGATGGACGGCTACCAGGTGGCCACCCTGGACGACGTGGTGGAGCAGGCGGACATCTTCATCACCGCGACCGGTTGCTATGACGTGATCACCAACGAGCACATGGCGCGGATGAAGCACCAGGCGATCGTGGGTAACATCGGGCACTTCGACAACGAGATCGACATGGCCGGGTTGGCCAAGCGGTCGGACGTGACCCGGGAGAACATCAAGCCGCAGGTCGACCTCTGGCGCTTCGATGACGGGCACGCGATCATCGTGCTGTCCGAGGGGCGGCTGCTGAACCTGGGCAACGCCACTGGTCACCCGAGCTTCGTGATGTCGAACTCGTTCGCCAACCAGACCATCGCCCAGATCGAGCTGTACACCAAGACCGACGAGTACCCGATCGGCGTGTACGTGCTGCCCAAGCACCTCGACGAGAAGGTCGCCCGCCTGCACCTGGACGCCCTCGGCGCCAAACTCACCCAGCTCACCAAGGAACAGGCCGCCTACCTCGGCGTGCCGGTGGAGGGGCCGTACAAGGCCGACTACTACCGCTACTGA
- a CDS encoding LLM class flavin-dependent oxidoreductase, translating into MSLQLYWFIPAHGDGREVAKPRAGGPPGVATLRRDPDIDYLAQVAGAVDRLGFAGALVPFGIFCEDPWLVAAALSQRTDRLRFMVAFRPGLLSPTLAAQMSATCQRISGGRLLLNVVVGGDPEEQHRYGDWLAHDQRYVRADEFLAVLRGAWSGPVDLDGEHYRVAGATVMRRPDPPPIFLGGSSAAAQRVAARRADVFLTWAELPAQTGSLVAGVRALAAEAGREIAFGTRFHVISRDTSEQAWAVADAMTANLDPALVARTQERFRRSDSEGQRRMAALHGGRTDRLEIYPNVWAGYGLVRQGPGITLVGSHEEVADRIAEYHAQGLDHLILSGQPHLEEAYWFGEGVMPALRRRGLLAGPDGPDGDRPDPAPPHRRAGQRPEVSVR; encoded by the coding sequence ATGTCTCTGCAGCTCTACTGGTTCATCCCCGCCCACGGCGACGGTCGGGAGGTGGCGAAGCCGCGCGCCGGCGGGCCACCCGGCGTGGCCACGCTCCGCCGGGACCCCGACATCGACTACCTGGCCCAGGTGGCCGGCGCCGTCGACCGGCTGGGCTTCGCCGGCGCGCTGGTGCCGTTCGGGATCTTCTGCGAGGACCCGTGGCTGGTGGCGGCGGCGCTGAGCCAGCGCACCGACCGGCTGCGCTTCATGGTCGCGTTCCGCCCCGGGCTGCTCTCGCCGACCCTGGCCGCCCAGATGTCGGCCACCTGCCAGCGGATCTCCGGCGGCCGCCTGCTGCTCAACGTGGTGGTCGGCGGCGACCCGGAGGAGCAGCACCGTTACGGCGACTGGCTGGCCCACGACCAGCGGTACGTGCGGGCCGACGAGTTCCTCGCCGTGCTGCGCGGCGCCTGGTCGGGGCCGGTGGACCTGGACGGGGAGCACTACCGGGTGGCCGGTGCGACGGTGATGCGCCGGCCGGACCCGCCGCCGATCTTCCTCGGCGGCTCCTCCGCCGCCGCGCAGCGGGTCGCGGCGCGCCGGGCCGACGTCTTCCTCACCTGGGCAGAACTGCCCGCGCAGACCGGCTCGCTGGTGGCCGGGGTGCGGGCGCTGGCCGCCGAGGCCGGGCGGGAGATCGCCTTCGGCACCCGGTTCCACGTGATCAGCCGGGACACCTCGGAGCAGGCCTGGGCGGTGGCGGACGCCATGACGGCCAACCTCGATCCGGCACTGGTGGCCCGGACCCAGGAGCGGTTCCGCCGCAGCGACTCCGAGGGACAGCGCCGGATGGCGGCGCTGCACGGTGGCCGTACCGACCGGCTGGAGATCTACCCGAACGTGTGGGCGGGTTACGGCCTGGTCCGCCAGGGGCCGGGGATCACCCTGGTCGGGTCGCACGAGGAGGTGGCCGACCGGATCGCCGAGTACCACGCCCAGGGGCTGGACCACCTGATCCTGTCCGGACAGCCGCACCTGGAGGAGGCGTACTGGTTCGGTGAGGGGGTGATGCCGGCGCTGCGCCGCCGGGGCCTGCTGGCCGGGCCGGACGGGCCGGACGGCGACCGGCCGGACCCGGCGCCGCCGCACCGCCGGGCCGGGCAGCGCCCGGAGGTGTCCGTCCGGTGA
- a CDS encoding LLM class F420-dependent oxidoreductase gives MRLSVILPYAGDVRATAERAVAWEQAGVDVLWVPEAYGFDAVTVLGFLAARTRRVGLGSAILPIYTRTPALLAQTAAGLDALSGGRALLGIGASGPQVVEGWHGVAYDHPVGRTREVVELCRRAWRRETLRSEGHYRLPLPPERGTGLGRPLKMLTRPVRERIPIYVASLGPANVRMTAEVADGWLPALFLPEKAAQVWGEALAAGAAKRSGELGPLEVVGGGPFAIGSDLAAAREHARRWIALYVGGMGARGRNFYHDLVARYGYPAEADRIQELYLAGRKAEAAAAVPAELLEAVCLIGSPGHVRERVAAYAAAGVTMLQLAPVGPDPLGELAAVRKLLP, from the coding sequence GTGCGGCTGAGTGTCATCCTGCCCTACGCCGGCGACGTCCGGGCCACCGCCGAGCGGGCGGTCGCCTGGGAGCAGGCCGGCGTCGACGTGCTCTGGGTGCCCGAGGCGTACGGCTTCGACGCGGTCACCGTGCTGGGTTTCCTGGCGGCCCGGACCCGGCGGGTCGGCCTCGGGTCGGCGATCCTGCCGATCTACACCCGCACCCCGGCCCTGCTCGCGCAGACCGCCGCCGGGCTGGACGCGCTCTCCGGCGGCCGGGCGCTGCTCGGCATCGGCGCCTCCGGACCGCAGGTGGTGGAGGGCTGGCACGGGGTCGCCTACGACCACCCGGTGGGGCGTACCCGGGAGGTGGTCGAGCTGTGCCGGCGGGCGTGGCGCCGGGAGACGCTGCGTTCCGAGGGCCACTACCGGCTGCCGCTCCCGCCGGAGCGGGGCACCGGGCTGGGCCGGCCGCTGAAGATGCTGACCCGCCCGGTGCGGGAGCGGATCCCGATCTACGTGGCGTCGCTCGGCCCGGCCAACGTCCGGATGACCGCGGAGGTCGCCGACGGCTGGCTGCCGGCGCTGTTCCTGCCCGAGAAGGCGGCGCAGGTGTGGGGGGAGGCGTTGGCCGCCGGCGCGGCGAAGCGCTCGGGCGAGCTGGGCCCGCTGGAGGTGGTCGGCGGCGGCCCGTTCGCCATCGGGTCGGACCTGGCCGCGGCGCGCGAGCACGCCCGCCGCTGGATCGCCCTCTACGTCGGCGGGATGGGCGCCCGCGGCCGCAACTTCTACCACGACCTGGTGGCCCGGTACGGCTACCCGGCCGAGGCGGACCGGATCCAGGAGCTGTACCTGGCCGGGCGCAAGGCGGAGGCGGCCGCCGCCGTGCCGGCCGAGCTGCTGGAGGCGGTCTGTCTGATCGGCTCGCCCGGTCACGTCCGCGAGCGGGTGGCCGCATACGCGGCGGCCGGTGTCACCATGCTCCAGCTCGCGCCGGTCGGCCCGGACCCGCTGGGCGAGCTGGCCGCGGTGCGCAAGCTGCTGCCTTAG
- a CDS encoding cytochrome P450 codes for MSPQLTRAAAVTGSLADPATYLDGPPFAEFARRRREAPVSWVAEVPLRRHSARGTVVQRVGGYWAVTGHVAVVAASRRPEVFSSAERGAFLADPTSRADLERSRQLLVGMDPPAHTRLRRVVTAAFTAPVVRGMRAAIAEHARQIVRRATAGQPVDAVAEVAAELPLLVLADLLGIPREDRGLFLRWSNNLVGFDDPAFGGGDVEVFKQTFVEAFGYALTAAKARRRDPGDDLVSRLVTAEVDGRRLTESEYCHLWLLLVVAGNETTRHLISGGLDLLADRPDLADRLARQPDLVPTAVDEMLRWTTPIMQFRRTAVVDTELAGQRIRAGDKVVLYYISANRDESVFDRPETFLLDRSPNPHIAFGVGPHFCLGSHLARVEAAVLFEELAPHLRRLRRTGPAVRLESNFMNGLKQLPVTFAAG; via the coding sequence GTGAGTCCGCAGCTGACCCGGGCCGCCGCCGTCACCGGCAGCCTCGCCGACCCGGCCACCTATCTGGACGGTCCGCCGTTCGCCGAGTTCGCCCGCCGCCGCCGGGAGGCGCCGGTCAGTTGGGTGGCCGAGGTGCCGCTGCGGCGGCACTCGGCCCGGGGCACGGTGGTGCAGCGGGTCGGCGGCTACTGGGCGGTCACCGGGCACGTGGCGGTGGTCGCCGCGTCGCGCCGCCCGGAGGTCTTCTCCTCCGCCGAGCGCGGCGCGTTCCTCGCCGATCCGACCTCCCGGGCCGACCTGGAGCGCTCCCGGCAGCTGCTGGTCGGGATGGATCCGCCCGCGCACACCCGGTTGCGCCGGGTGGTCACCGCCGCCTTCACCGCCCCGGTGGTACGCGGCATGCGCGCGGCCATCGCCGAGCACGCCCGGCAGATCGTCCGGCGGGCCACCGCCGGCCAGCCGGTGGACGCGGTCGCCGAGGTCGCCGCCGAGCTGCCGCTGCTGGTCCTCGCCGACCTGCTCGGCATCCCCCGCGAGGACCGCGGGCTCTTCCTGCGCTGGAGCAACAATCTGGTCGGCTTCGACGACCCGGCCTTCGGCGGCGGGGACGTGGAGGTGTTCAAGCAGACCTTCGTCGAGGCGTTCGGGTACGCCCTCACCGCGGCGAAGGCCCGCCGGCGCGACCCCGGTGACGACCTGGTGAGCCGGCTGGTGACCGCCGAGGTGGACGGCCGCCGGCTCACCGAGAGCGAGTACTGCCACCTGTGGCTGCTGCTGGTGGTGGCCGGCAACGAGACCACCCGGCACCTGATCTCCGGCGGCCTCGACCTGCTGGCCGACCGTCCCGACCTGGCCGATCGGCTCGCCCGCCAACCCGACCTGGTGCCGACCGCGGTGGACGAGATGCTGCGCTGGACGACGCCGATCATGCAGTTCCGCCGGACCGCGGTGGTCGACACCGAGCTGGCCGGGCAACGGATCCGGGCCGGGGACAAGGTGGTGCTGTACTACATCTCCGCCAACCGGGACGAGTCGGTCTTCGACCGACCGGAAACCTTCCTGTTGGATCGCAGTCCCAACCCGCACATCGCGTTCGGCGTCGGGCCGCACTTCTGCCTCGGCTCGCACCTGGCCCGGGTGGAGGCCGCCGTGCTCTTCGAGGAGCTGGCGCCGCACCTGCGCCGGCTGCGCCGCACCGGCCCGGCGGTCCGGTTGGAGTCGAACTTCATGAACGGCCTGAAGCAGCTGCCGGTCACCTTCGCCGCCGGCTGA
- a CDS encoding RibD family protein, translated as MTERPYVVLSCATSIDGYLDDASEQRLLLSNAADLDRIDGVRAGCDAILVGAGTVRRDDPRLLVRSAQRRAARADRGLPASPTRVTLTASGDLDPAGRFFTVGETDRIVYCATAAVEKTRDRLGALAEVVDAGEPVDPAWVLADLGGRGVRRLMVEGGANVHRQFLAAGLADELHLVVAPFFVGDCRAPRFVGDGRFPWHPGRRARVAEVRQIGDVVLVRYALSDRCVEG; from the coding sequence GTGACTGAGCGCCCGTACGTCGTGCTCAGCTGCGCGACGTCGATCGACGGCTACCTCGACGACGCCAGCGAGCAGCGGCTGCTGCTGTCCAACGCGGCGGACCTGGACCGGATCGACGGGGTCCGGGCCGGCTGCGACGCCATCCTGGTCGGCGCCGGGACGGTCCGGCGCGACGACCCGCGGCTGCTGGTGCGCTCGGCGCAACGCCGGGCCGCCCGAGCCGACCGTGGCCTGCCCGCCTCGCCGACCCGGGTCACCCTGACCGCGTCCGGTGACCTCGACCCGGCCGGCCGGTTCTTCACCGTCGGCGAGACCGACCGGATCGTCTACTGTGCCACGGCTGCGGTGGAGAAGACCCGGGACCGGCTCGGCGCGCTGGCCGAGGTGGTGGACGCGGGCGAGCCGGTCGACCCGGCGTGGGTGCTGGCCGACCTGGGCGGCCGGGGCGTACGCCGGCTGATGGTGGAGGGCGGCGCGAACGTGCACCGGCAGTTCCTCGCCGCCGGGCTCGCCGACGAGCTGCACCTGGTGGTCGCGCCGTTCTTCGTCGGCGACTGCCGGGCGCCCCGGTTCGTCGGCGACGGCCGGTTCCCGTGGCACCCCGGCCGGCGGGCCCGGGTCGCCGAGGTACGCCAGATCGGCGACGTGGTGCTGGTGCGCTACGCCCTGTCGGACCGCTGCGTCGAGGGCTGA
- a CDS encoding cytochrome P450 — protein MTVLRYDEAEVAGLADPYPHYAELRAAGRVVPAGPGAWAVTRHADVTALLTDPRLSHEFPDLVYRLSGEPDELTDFFRATVLNRDPPQHSTLRRAMARTVNPRTVAALRPRIVELVGELFAAMADAPAADLVADLAYPLPVTVAAELLGIPVADRAEAQPHAVALGRMFGSGAPTEQERADAVRAVGWLRGYVGGLLRERAGRDGDDMLSHLLRDAEATGTISRAELVDNVIFLFFAGFETTTNLLSTGGALLLHRPELLDRLRRDLGLAPGAVEEFLRWDCPIHATSRVVREPVTVGDRVIRARRVVVLLLASANRDERRFPEPDRIDLARSPNPHLAFSSGPHHCLGATLARVEGAAVFGHLATRLRRFEATGPAHRRTGLGFRGYDRIPVRVVCN, from the coding sequence GTGACAGTGCTGCGCTACGACGAGGCCGAGGTCGCCGGGCTCGCCGACCCGTACCCGCACTACGCCGAGCTGCGCGCCGCCGGCCGGGTGGTGCCGGCCGGGCCGGGCGCCTGGGCGGTCACCCGGCACGCCGACGTCACCGCCCTGCTGACCGACCCGCGGCTCAGTCACGAGTTCCCCGACCTGGTCTACCGGCTCTCCGGCGAGCCCGACGAGCTGACCGACTTCTTCCGGGCCACCGTGCTCAACCGGGACCCGCCGCAGCACTCGACGCTGCGCCGGGCGATGGCCCGGACGGTCAATCCGCGTACCGTGGCGGCGCTGCGGCCACGGATCGTCGAGCTGGTCGGGGAGCTGTTCGCGGCGATGGCCGACGCGCCGGCGGCCGACCTGGTCGCCGACCTGGCCTACCCGCTGCCGGTCACGGTGGCGGCCGAACTGCTCGGCATCCCGGTGGCCGACCGGGCGGAGGCGCAGCCGCACGCCGTCGCGCTGGGGCGGATGTTCGGCTCCGGCGCTCCCACCGAGCAGGAGCGGGCGGACGCCGTCCGGGCGGTCGGCTGGCTGCGCGGCTACGTCGGCGGGCTGCTGCGCGAGCGGGCCGGCCGGGACGGCGACGACATGCTGTCGCACCTGCTCCGCGACGCCGAGGCGACCGGCACGATCAGCCGGGCGGAGCTGGTCGACAACGTCATCTTCCTGTTCTTCGCCGGCTTCGAGACCACCACCAACCTGCTCTCCACCGGCGGCGCGCTGCTGCTGCACCGCCCGGAGCTGCTGGACCGGTTGCGCCGGGACCTGGGCCTCGCGCCCGGCGCGGTGGAGGAGTTCCTCCGCTGGGACTGCCCGATCCACGCCACGTCCCGGGTGGTCCGCGAGCCGGTCACCGTCGGCGACCGGGTGATCCGGGCCCGCCGGGTGGTGGTGCTGCTGCTCGCCTCCGCCAACCGCGACGAGCGGCGGTTCCCCGAGCCGGACCGGATCGACCTGGCCCGCTCCCCCAACCCGCACCTGGCCTTCAGCTCCGGGCCGCACCACTGCCTGGGCGCCACCCTGGCCCGGGTCGAGGGCGCGGCGGTCTTCGGTCACCTCGCCACCCGGCTGCGCCGGTTCGAGGCCACCGGCCCCGCGCACCGCCGCACCGGACTGGGCTTCCGGGGCTACGACCGGATCCCGGTTCGGGTGGTGTGCAACTGA
- a CDS encoding cytochrome P450, with protein MQPAIVDRIEDMYVKHQADPYPVYREWRDKGPVVVDADGKVIVLGHDDAKAALADPAVSVDPRDSRWYQQRAAAGEVSAEEEQRYADAPFIELNPPEHTRHRLLVGQAFAAHAARAAEPTAQVVDALLDRLAGGTGCDVVREYAYAIPIRVLCALFGIADEDDRQRVQDWSHFISRSMDPSNPVDPAEVDRVSGELRGYLERLVDARAAEPGDDVVSAMLASRGGDQRLTRAEAVNGLWLLVVSGHETTSSLIASGLYSLLTEPALADRMRAEPEKMPGLVDELLRLTPLVQCLWRHVKQDTTLPSGARLRAGDSMVIVLAQANRDPERFADPDRLDPDRTEQHVSFGAGPHYCLGATLGRLQANLALSAFLRRVVAPELAAEPPGTPRALGGLTSLPIRYERVQPAD; from the coding sequence ATGCAACCGGCGATTGTCGACCGTATCGAGGACATGTACGTCAAGCACCAGGCCGACCCGTACCCGGTGTACCGGGAGTGGCGGGACAAGGGCCCGGTCGTGGTGGACGCGGACGGGAAGGTCATCGTCCTGGGCCACGACGACGCCAAGGCCGCGCTGGCCGATCCCGCCGTCAGCGTCGACCCGCGGGACAGCCGCTGGTACCAGCAGCGGGCCGCGGCCGGCGAGGTCAGCGCCGAGGAGGAGCAGCGGTACGCCGACGCTCCGTTCATCGAACTGAATCCGCCCGAGCACACCCGGCACCGGCTGCTGGTCGGGCAGGCGTTCGCGGCCCACGCCGCCCGGGCCGCGGAGCCCACCGCTCAGGTGGTGGACGCCCTGCTGGACCGGCTCGCCGGCGGCACCGGGTGCGACGTGGTACGGGAGTACGCCTACGCGATCCCGATCCGGGTACTGTGCGCGCTGTTCGGCATCGCCGACGAGGACGACCGGCAGCGGGTGCAGGACTGGTCGCATTTCATCTCCCGCTCGATGGACCCGTCCAACCCGGTGGACCCGGCCGAGGTGGACCGGGTCTCCGGTGAGCTGCGCGGCTACCTGGAGCGGCTGGTCGACGCCCGGGCCGCCGAGCCCGGGGACGACGTGGTCAGCGCCATGCTGGCCAGCCGCGGCGGCGACCAGCGGCTCACCCGGGCCGAGGCGGTCAACGGCCTGTGGCTGCTGGTCGTCTCCGGGCACGAGACCACCAGCAGCCTGATCGCCAGCGGGCTCTACAGCCTGCTCACCGAGCCGGCGTTGGCCGACCGGATGCGGGCCGAGCCGGAGAAGATGCCCGGCCTGGTGGACGAGTTGCTGCGGCTGACCCCGCTGGTGCAGTGCCTGTGGCGGCACGTCAAGCAGGACACCACCCTGCCGAGCGGGGCGCGGCTACGCGCCGGCGACAGCATGGTGATCGTGCTGGCGCAGGCGAACCGGGATCCGGAGCGGTTCGCCGACCCCGACCGACTCGACCCGGACCGCACCGAGCAGCACGTGAGCTTCGGCGCCGGGCCGCACTACTGCCTCGGCGCCACGCTGGGCCGGCTGCAGGCGAATCTGGCCCTGTCGGCCTTCCTGCGCCGGGTGGTGGCGCCCGAGCTGGCCGCCGAGCCGCCGGGCACGCCGCGGGCGCTGGGCGGGCTCACCTCGCTGCCGATCCGGTACGAGCGGGTGCAACCGGCCGACTGA
- a CDS encoding NAD(P)-dependent alcohol dehydrogenase — protein MRVTAAVAPAPDHPLRLEELRLDGPGPGEVLVRVVASGVCRTDADARSGRSAFPLPGVLGHEGVGRVLDVGPGVRSPAVGEAVLLGWPACGRCRHCRGGRPRYCADLPGLLFGGRRPDGGAVFRRADGTPVAGRFFGQSSFASHAVLPASALVPVRTSLPLAAVAALGCGISAGAGAVLYAARPEPGASVAVFGVGAVGLAAVMAARCTAATTIVAVDRDPARLALARRYGATHTVDVTGVRNVARAVRERCDGPADVTVECTGDPRVVRQAVDATGMPGTCCLVGAARPGETFAVDQQTMLRGKRIQGSLGGDGRPEELVPALLRLAEQSRFPFPELVAFRPSDDPEAALTDLLAGAVVKPVLVLEPAALTARTDGCEGSGRSR, from the coding sequence ATGCGGGTGACCGCCGCGGTGGCACCCGCTCCCGACCACCCGCTGCGCCTGGAGGAGCTGCGCCTCGACGGCCCGGGACCGGGCGAGGTCCTGGTCCGGGTCGTCGCCTCCGGGGTCTGCCGCACCGACGCCGACGCCCGCTCCGGCCGTTCCGCCTTCCCGCTGCCCGGGGTGCTCGGGCACGAGGGCGTCGGCCGGGTGCTCGACGTGGGACCGGGCGTCCGGTCGCCTGCGGTCGGCGAGGCCGTGCTGCTCGGCTGGCCGGCCTGCGGCCGCTGCCGGCACTGCCGGGGCGGCCGGCCACGGTACTGCGCCGACCTGCCCGGGCTGCTCTTCGGCGGGCGCCGCCCGGACGGGGGCGCGGTGTTCCGCCGCGCCGACGGCACCCCGGTGGCCGGGCGCTTCTTCGGCCAGTCCTCGTTCGCCAGCCACGCGGTGCTGCCGGCTTCGGCGCTGGTGCCGGTCCGCACCAGCCTGCCGCTGGCCGCGGTCGCCGCGCTGGGCTGCGGGATCAGCGCCGGCGCCGGGGCGGTGCTCTACGCGGCCCGCCCGGAGCCCGGCGCGTCGGTGGCGGTGTTCGGCGTCGGCGCGGTGGGGCTGGCCGCCGTGATGGCCGCCCGGTGCACGGCGGCCACCACCATCGTGGCCGTCGACCGCGATCCCGCCCGGCTGGCCCTGGCCCGCCGGTACGGCGCCACGCACACCGTCGACGTGACCGGGGTCCGCAACGTGGCCCGGGCCGTCCGGGAGCGCTGCGACGGGCCGGCCGACGTCACGGTGGAATGCACCGGGGATCCCCGGGTGGTCCGGCAGGCTGTCGACGCGACCGGCATGCCGGGGACGTGCTGCCTGGTCGGGGCCGCCCGGCCGGGCGAGACGTTCGCCGTGGACCAGCAGACCATGCTGCGCGGCAAGCGGATCCAGGGCTCGCTGGGCGGCGACGGGCGCCCCGAGGAGCTGGTGCCGGCGCTGCTGCGGCTGGCCGAGCAGAGCCGGTTCCCCTTCCCCGAACTGGTCGCCTTCCGGCCGTCCGACGATCCGGAGGCGGCGCTCACCGATCTGCTCGCCGGTGCCGTGGTCAAGCCGGTGCTCGTGCTGGAACCGGCCGCGTTGACGGCGCGGACCGACGGATGTGAGGGTTCCGGACGATCGCGCTGA
- a CDS encoding GTP cyclohydrolase II, giving the protein MSEPLPPATVRTQVTVPLRFPDGYATDARVFTFDGLADGREHLAFGLGDWPGARDRSAAGGAPPLVRPHSECLTGDVFGSQRCDCGPQLREAAERISDRGGFLLYLRQEGRGIGLYAKLDAYALQDAGLDTYEANEALGHRPDERDYTVAAQMLAALGVPRIALLSNNPDKAAQLRRHGVTVTGRVGTGVYLSPANAGYLATKASRGAHALDLPLVRD; this is encoded by the coding sequence ATGTCCGAACCACTGCCACCCGCCACCGTCCGGACCCAGGTCACCGTCCCGCTGCGGTTCCCCGACGGGTACGCCACGGACGCCCGGGTGTTCACCTTCGACGGTCTGGCCGACGGCCGGGAGCACCTGGCGTTCGGGTTGGGGGACTGGCCGGGGGCCCGCGACCGGAGTGCCGCCGGCGGCGCCCCGCCGCTGGTCCGCCCGCACAGCGAGTGCCTGACCGGCGACGTCTTCGGCAGCCAGCGCTGCGACTGCGGCCCGCAGCTGCGGGAGGCGGCCGAGCGGATCAGCGACCGGGGTGGCTTCCTGCTCTACCTGCGCCAGGAGGGCCGGGGCATCGGCCTGTACGCGAAGCTCGACGCGTACGCCCTGCAGGATGCCGGGCTGGACACCTACGAGGCGAACGAGGCGCTCGGCCACCGGCCGGACGAGCGGGACTACACGGTGGCCGCGCAGATGCTGGCCGCCCTGGGCGTGCCCCGGATCGCGCTGCTGAGCAACAACCCGGACAAGGCCGCGCAGCTGCGCCGGCACGGCGTGACGGTCACCGGGCGGGTCGGCACCGGGGTGTACCTCTCCCCGGCCAACGCCGGCTACCTGGCGACCAAGGCCAGCCGCGGCGCGCACGCCCTCGACCTTCCGCTGGTCCGTGACTGA